The sequence TTTTCGTCTAGTTTCTGAAGGCGGGTTTTATAATCCTCCAGCGGTCCCTCGCTGCGGGCCTTCATAAGTAGTATCCATTCCTTTTCACCTTCTGACACGTTGCCCGAAAGGCTCAGAGCCTTATCCAGATAAGCCTTGCTCTCGTCTAGATTATTGCCTGACAGTTCAGCCATCCTGAGATACCCCATGGCAAAATTGGGGTCTGCCTTCACGGCTTTCTGAAGCAGGTCCATTGCGGCATCAAATTTCATTTTGCAGGCCATCTTCTCGGCGTCGTTATAGAGTTTCAGGACCTCTGAAGAAGAAGCTGTAATTTTCATCTGGCCTTTCTGTGCGTAGGCAAGGCCGCTAAGAGCTGCTGAAAAGAGCAGGAACAAAAGAATAGTCTTTTTTAAGCTTTTCATTTTGACCTCCTGAAATAATATTCTGATTTATATTTAATGCGGAATTATTGCAGTCGGAAATTGAAAAAATGTATGCCGGTTTGGGGCCTGAGAATGCCCTTTGGGGACAGGTATTCCTGCCGGGAGAAAAAAGTTTCTTCTGGAGAGAGAAAGCTGGAACTATGGGGCGAGTTTTCACGGAACCTCTCCTAAAACTTATATACAATTATCAATTTTATTTTATCAATTTCAAGTAGCGGAAGTATATTCAAGTCCCGTAAAAAGATAAGACGTCTGTTTATACGTGGATTAGAGGATGGGGCATGAAAGTGGATGGGCAGGGAAAACCTGCCCATCTTACAACAAACTTATTTATATGCAACTACTTCAAGATCCCGGGTTGACCTGAACGGGTGCGGAGGTTTAAGATAGCGCGCCAGGAAGGAGTAAATTTTCATGCGTGTTTCCCTGGCAAGCTTCGTATCTATGCGGTCGAAGCTGTGGCCGCCGGGGGCATCCTTAAAGATCTCGTATTCAAATTTTTTGCCTTCAGCCTTAAGGGCCCTAATCATGCTTTCCACTTCAAGCACGTTAACGTCGTCGTCATTGGTATTTGTGTGAATGAGGAGCGGAGTCTTAAGCTTTTCGGCATAGTTAACGGGTGAGCGTTTCCTGTATTCCTGAACGTCCTCGTTGGCAGTTTTGCCCAGGTGAAACTCAGCCGAGAATTCCTTGCGGTACTCGTCGTCGTAATAACCCATGCGGGCTACGAGGTCGCTAACCGGTACGCCGGCAAATGCCGCCTGATAGTCGTCGGGGTGCTGGAAAATATCCATGAGTGTGATCAGTCCGCCGTGGCTCCAGCCCACAATTCCAACGCGGTCTTTATCGACTATGTCGTAGTTTTCAACCATATAGTCGCGTGCAGCGTGGTTGTCGTCAATTTCAAGTCCGCCGTAATCAATTTTCTCATAAAAGCTTTTGCCGTATCCCGTGCTTCCGCGGTATTCGGGGGCGGCAACTATGTAGCCTTGGGAAACCATCTCGCGGATTATGTGCGTGTGGTAAGTTGTGAAGTTTGCATGGACTCCTCCGTGAGGCAGGATAATAAGAGGATACTTTCTGCTGCGGTCAAGTTTCTGTGGTATAAAAACGTAGCACCAGAACTTCAGCGGGTTGTTGGCGCCCATGGCTGTAGGGTTCTTTACGTGGTTTGAGGGAGGGCCCACAATATAAACCTTGTCGATGTTAGCCACGTCACTTACCTTGTCGTACCAGAGCACGTCGTCAATGGCTTTCTCCATTTCATCGATCCTGTGATCGAGGTCCTGAAATTTCTTATCCAAATATTCCTTATAGTCTTTAAGGTTATCTGTCTTTTCCTGTGCCTTTATGGGGAAAGCTAAGACGAGGCACAAGACTAAGGCAGAAAGAATAGCTGTAAATCTTAAATGCATAACAAACTCCGGATTAAAATTCCAATAGAAAAATGATGTCCGAATTTTAGAAAAATAAGTTTTAATAGCAAACTTTAAAATTCTCCTCATTTGATGAAGGAAGTTGTTTTACATAAAAAGACTTATAAATTAAATAAGAAAGAGGGCTGAATAACTTTTTAGAGGGGTCGATATGAGGAGGTCGCTCTTGTTTTTTATTTTCGCCATTTCATGCACTGTCTTTGCACAGAAAGTGAATGATTCCCTGCTTTACAAATGGATACCCAAAGGTGCTGCGGGAATTAATGTAAGCCAGATAGCTCTAAGCCAGTGGGCGCAGGGAGGGGATAATGCAATTACCTGGATCCTTAACGGAGAACTGGGGCTGAACTATTATACAAAAACTTACTCATTCCTGAATAACTTCAAACTAGCCTACGGCAGAACCAAATTGGGAGAGAGTGACTACAGGACAAACGACAATGAGCTCTATCTTGAGAACGTGTACTCATACTTTGTGGGCTGGGCCATTGAGCCTTATGTAAGCAACACTATCAGGACGGCAGTAAGCACGGGGTATAATTATAAGGTTACTCCATTTGTTAAGACTGCAGACTTTTTTGACCCCGGTTTCGTAACGCAAAGTGCGGGCTTTGCATATACGAGAAACAAAACTGTTACAACAAGGTTTGGCCTTGCATTCCAGGAAACCTTTACAAATAGATACCGGCAGTACACGGATGATGCCGGGACAATGGATAAAGCTGAAGCCTTCAAGTTTGAAACGGGTCTTGAATCGGTAACTGACCTGGAAACAGATCTGGGCGAAAATATGCTGTATAAAAGCAGCCTCAGGCTATTCACGCGTTTTAAGAACCTGGACGTGTGGGATGTAAGATGGGACAACACCGTGGCGGCACAGATAAATAAATTCTTTACCGTTAAGCTGAATGTTCTGACGCTCTATGAAAAAGCCCTCTCACCCAAAACCCAGCTGAAAGAAATGCTGCTATTGGGATTTACGTATACGTTCTTCTGAAAAAGGATTTCAGAAAGTTGTGCCGGGGAACATTACCACTTACTGGATAATAACCGGCATATATATTACATTGACAATGGAGCATTCAGAAATTCTTTGAACTTATTGTACCGGGGGTGACTGTATGAAAAAAATAACAATTTTCTTTTTCCTTGTGACTACCTGTCTTTTTGCACAGAGGGAAACAGTCTTTGAAGGTGAAATAGATAACGGCGGCTTCGGCGGGCCCGTGGTAAAATTCACACAGGTAAAAGGCAGCTTCGGCGTCATAGTGGGAGGCTACGGCGGATGGCTCATAAACCACCAGTTCTTAATCGGAGGAGGCGGCTTTGGACTTGCAAACGAGATTCAGGCAGACCAGGAGGTAACCGACGTTTTCGGCTTTACAGAGCGCCCGGTCTTAAATTTCGGCTACGGCGGACTGATAGCTGAATACTACTTTAACCCTATGAAAGTTATTCATTATTCGGTTTCACTCCTTGTTGGAGGCGGCGGCATCTCCTACCGCGAGGGGCTTTTTATGGAGCACTCCAGCCGCGACAATAACCCGGATGCGTTCTTTGTCCTTGAACCTGCTGTAAGCGGAGAGCTCAATGTGGCTAAGTTTATGAAGATCGGGCTCGGAGCCGGATACAGGTGGACTACGGGCGTAAATATGGTGGGAATTAAAAACTCCGACCTGAGCAATTTTTCTGTCAACCTGGCTTTGAAGTTCGGGAAGTTCTAAAACAAAATAAAATATCCTGCGTCTAATTATGAAACAAAACAGGGTATCTAAATGCAGACCTGCCGCAGGATATTTCTTCTGATTTTACTGACCGCTTCAATAGCTGCGTCACAAAAGCTGTCAAAGTCCGATAAGGCTTATATCGACAGCATTATGAATGCCACCTATAAACCCTCGGCCCCGGGCGCCGTTGTGCTCGCGGCAAAAGACGGGAAGGTGCTTTTCCGCAAGGCGTACGGTATGGCAAGCCTGGAGCTCAAGGTAAAACAGACCCCGGAATTCCTCTTCCCCCTGGGCTCGATTGTAAAGCAGTTTACATCTGTCAGCATACTGAAGCTCTGCCGGGAGGGAAAAATTTCTCTTCAGGATGATGTAAGAAAATTCATCCCCGATTATAACACCCATGGCCGCAGAGTAACAATTGAAAACCTTCTTACGCACACAAGCGGCATAATGAGCCTTTATGAAAGGCCGGACTATATGAGCCTGAGGAAGAGTGACTTTAAGCCGGATAGCCTGATAAAACTTTTCCAGGATCAGGATCTGTACTTTGAACCCGGAACAAACTGGAACTACTCAAATTCCGGATTTACACTCCTGGGCATCATAATAGAGAAAGTCTCGGGCATGAGCTTCAGTGAGTACCTCGGGAAAAATATATTCACTCCTCTAGGCATGACAAACACCTTTATCGCCTCATCTGACAGCGTTATTCCGGGGCTGGTCCCATACTATAAATCCAGCGGCAAAGGCGCCTTTAAGCCGGGGCCATATTTCAGCTTCAGTTCATTGTTTGCCGCAGGGGACATCATCTCCTGCTGTGACGACATGCTGAAGTGGGATGAGGCGCTTTATACCGGGGAAATAGTGAATAAGGAATGGCTTAAGAAAGCCTGGACTTCATTTACACTTCCCGATGGAGAGAAAACCAACTACGGATACGGCTGGGCGCTGGGCGAATATAAAGGGATGCATTTTATTCAGCACGACGGGATTGCGGGCTACCTTTCAGACGCCATAAGGGTTCCTGAAAAGCATCTGTTCGTCTTTATCGCCTCAAATAACGGTTCCATAAGTCCCAACGATGCGGCAAACAAAATTGCATTAAGACTCCTGGGCATGAAGCCTGAGAAGGCTCTTAATTTGGATAATAAAGCTTTAAGGGAATATTCCGGCACTTTCGAAGTCAGGCGCCCGGCAGGAAATGATTTCCGATACGCTTCAAAAGAAAAAGTATACCGCAGCATAACCCTCAGCGGGGATTCTCTCATTTCCGAATGCAGGTTTGAAGGGAAGTACAGGCTAATCCCGTCAGAGAAGGACATCTTTCTTTTTGAAAGGACGGATACAAAACTGCAGTTTTTGAGAAATGAAAAGGGGAAGATAAAAGCCGTAAGAATATTTAGTGAGCCCGTAAATTACGGACCCGATGAGCTTGAAACGCTTTCTGAAGTGACGGTTTCGGAAAAGAAGTAAGAAAAGGTGAGAGTCTCTTTCAGGCTCTCACCTATTTAGTTTTAATGAAGCCCGGTCTTCTGCGGGTTTTCAGATTCATCAAAGAACTGCTTCTGGAGTTCCAGTATGCTGCTATTCTTTTTTACATTCTGAATGAGTCTTGTAAGCTGGTCCACTTCGTTATTAACCAGCAGTTCGCCTAATTCCCTCGAGGCAAAGCTTCCGTCGCCAGCGTAGTGATTGGGGAAACGGGCATACCACCATATACCTGAAAAAGAATCCGGAAGGTCCTTCAGGCGTTTCTGATCGTCCCCGTTCTGGCTTTTGGCCTGATCGAGGTGGACAAGTGATCCGTTTGTAACGAGCATTTCGGAAGTTTCCGTCTCACCTGCGTGTCCGTCATTTGTTGTCTTGCGGAGCTTTTTAACTTTTTCTGCCACTTCCGGGTTTTCAGACGGGGTGAAAAGTATAACGGCATAATCTTTTCTTTTTTCAAGTTGTGCCTGGCAGAAGTATCTGAGAAAGTAAGTGTTGCCGCCGTGGCCGCTTACTAGTATAATTTTCTTTATGCCGTTGCGTGAAAGCTCATCGCAGGTTTCCTGAAGAATATTCCATACAAGGCTTGAGCTGTAGGCAATTGTGCCCGGCTGGTGTTTGGCTTCAAATATCTGTCCGAAATAGTACTGCGGGAAAATAATAGTGTATTCCTTTTGGGCTGCGCGAGAGACAATTTCCCTTACGTCCAGCATGTCGGTGCCCAGGGGAAGATGGGGTCCGTGCTTCTCAAGAATTCCCATCGGTATGATGCAGGTCATCTCAGATTTTTCCACGGCTTTCTTAAAATCCGGCGATGTGAGCTCCTCGTACTTTGTGGAAAGCCTTTCCTGGGAAGTCTGTGCAAAAGACATCCCGGATAACAGGATAGTTATTAAGATAGTAACTGCAGATATAACATTTTTCATTGTGCTTCCTCAATAGATCCGTTATAAAAAATTTTGGTACACAAATATATAAATCTTCCTCAATGCGGCAAATAATTTGCCTTTGGGAATTTTCAGAAGGAGAAACGATGCCTCAAAAAGATACACGTTTAAAATCCCCGGAGTCAGGTTTATTAGTAAAAATCAGGAAATTGGCCCCAAAACGCATTGCCCTTAACTGGTATGATACTTGAATTATATCAATGTTTGACATAATACTTGATATAGATCACAGTCTGATAAGGATATTGATCTAAATTACAATTTTATTTTCCTGTTCTTAATTTAATTACAAACAAATGATAGGGGGGGCCATGAAAGGATCATTTCAGCGATTTCGGATCTTTACTCTGTTCGTTTTAGCTTTTTCATTTGTTCTGTTATCTGCCTGGAACGTTAAAGCCCAGTACACGATCTTCAGCGGCCAGGTACCCGCTTCTTCAGGGACTGATGACAATTATGAGCTGGGTACAAAGTTCACCTCTTCGCACCTGGCGGAGGTTACAGCCATCCGTTTCTACAAAATGGCTGGAGAGACCGGAGCGCACACAGGCAAGATCTGGTCAAATTCAGGTCAAAGACTTGCAGAAGTTACTTTTTCTTCAGAATCATCTTCAGGCTGGCAGACAGCAGCCCTTTCTTCACCATTAAGAATCGAGCCCGGTACGAAGTATGTTGTATCAGTCAATGCCAACACGGAATATCCTATTACACAGAACGGATTTATTACTGCCGTTTCAAACGGATTTCTGACGGGTGAGATGGGTGTATTTAACGTGACGCGGGAAGAATACCCGGCAGACACTTACAACAGTTCCAGTTACTTTGTTGACATTACTGCCTCTCCGCTGGATCAGGTATTTACCACTCAGGTGCCAACAGCAGATCCATTTACCGGGGAAGGGGATCTTGAGCTGGGGCTTAAATTCACTACCTCAACAGCAGCCAAAGTCAAGTATATCAGATACTATAAAGTTGCCGGTGAGACAGGTGAGCACACGGGAAATCTATGGGCAATGAACGGAAGTAAACTTGCATCGGTCAGCTTTACAGGCGAGACAAATGCCGGATGGCAGTATGCCAGGCTGAATGATGAGGTTTATCTTGAAGCCGGAACTACTTATGTGGTTTCTGTAAATTCAAACGTGGCTTATGGTGCCATGCCGCATGCATTGGAATCGCCGGTAACCAACGGCGTTTTAACTGCCCCGTCAGGGAATAACGGGATTTATAATGAAACACCGGGAGTGTTTCCCTCGACATTCTTCGACAGTCCCAACTATTTCAGGGATATTGTAGTTGTTCCCTTGTACACCCCTCAGGCACCTGTAAATCCTTCTCCTACAAATGAAATGACGGGTGTATCAATTGAACCGGTTTTAAGCTGGCAGGCTGTTGCGGGAGTTACTTCATATACTCTCCAGCTAGCAGAAGATGCCGGCTTTACTGCTAACCTCAGAACCTTTACTAGCATTACTTCCAATTCTTTTGCCATAGCAGGACTTTCAAACGGCAAATCCTATTACTGGCGTGTAAAGGGAGTTAATGATATTGTGGAAGGGAACTGGTCTTCCACTTTTAAGTTTACTACGATTGCCCATACTGATGTAGTCCTTTCCTATCCCAAGGGAGGAGTAAGGCTATTTAATGATAAGCCGCAATTTACGTGGTACGTACCTGCGGGGGGAACAGGCTGGAAATATGACCTCATATATTCCACAGACCAGAATTTCGCCTCTTATGTTACTATCGGCAATCTTACACAAAACCAGTATACGCTTGAAGGCCTTCAGGCAGGAAGAACCTACTACTGGAAAATAAGGCTTAAAACCGCTGCGGGAGCTGTTGTGGGATATTCCGCAAAAGAAAGCTTTATTTCTTTCGGAGAGGCTTTGAAACCTGTAGCTTCCTGGCCCGTCGGGAATGCAACGGTGTACTCATTGTCGCAGGACCTCTACTGGTATCTTAACGGTGCATCCACAGGGCTGACGTATGCTCTCGAAATGAGAGAGGGTGCTCCAACAGCGCTTACAAATAATGCTACAAATACAGGAATAAATGACACACACTATAAGGTTACAGGACTTCTATCAGGCAAACAGTACTCATGGCATGTAAAGTCCATATCAGCTTCAGGCGAATCCTCATGGTCTGATCCTGTGAGCTTTAAGACTGCAGCCGCAGAAAAAGTTGTTGTCCCTGTTGCGTCCTGGCCGATTGGTTACCCGGTCGTTTACACTTTGACCCCAAGCCTCAACTGGTACCTTGGTGCGGCATCCGACGGGTTAACCTTTGATGTGGAAATTGTTGAAGGCCTGCAAACGAGCTTTACAAATTCCCCGACATTCTACGGCATAGCATCACTTTCCGTTGTAACCAATCCTCTTATGCCGGGAAAGGACTATAAGTGGCAGGTGAGATCCTTTGACGGAGTAAATTACTCCGGGTGGTCCAAACCCGCAACATTTAAGGTCGCAGGTACAATAGGCAATGCTCCTGTTGTTCCCAATCCGTCATGGCCTGTAAAGGGCGCTCTGGTTTATTCTACTGAAACAACTCTCAGCTGGTACACAGGAACAGTTTCCACAGGACTGAAATATGACGTGGAGTACGGACAGGGCGCGCTGACAGGAGCACCAACCAAATCAGATATTTCAGACTTGTCCGTTGAAATAACAGGGCTTGAAGCCGGAAAGCCCTATAACTGGAGAGTCCGGTCTACAAGTCCACTCGGGATTTCAGGCTGGTCTAAGACTGAAACCTTCAAGACTGCAAGCAATGCCCCTATAGCTAAGAGCCCGGTACTCTCATGGCCTGTAAAAGGGGTAACGGTATATACTAATTCACCTGTACTTTCCTGGTTCTTAAATTCCCCGTCTGAGGGATTGACGTATGAATTGAAATATTCCACTTCTTCCTCAATGACAGGAGCAGTTATTTTTGATGGAATTACAGAGACAAAGTACGAGCTGAAAAATCTGACTCCGGGGGCAACATACTACTGGCAGGTTCGTTCTTATGACGGTACAGTTTATTCGTCTCCTTCTGCAACGGGCAGCTTTGTTGTATTTGCAGGCAACGCCGCAGTTGTACCTCTTGCGGGCAGTCCTGTTGAAGGTGTTCAGACCGGAAGCCTTTCGCCGGTGCTTTCGTGGTTTATACCGGCTTCGGGTGACGTAGAAAGTTATATAGTAGAATACTCGAAGAAGTCCGATATGTCGGAGCCTGTGAGCATTGAAGTTCAGAATAATTCTGTCGCTCTTGATAAGTTATCTGCAGAAAGCTCTTACTACTGGCGCGTACGCTCATTGAATTCAAAGGGTGAAAAGTCGGCATTCTCGGAAACCGCCAGCTTCAGCACCAGTTCCGCTACAGGAGTTGAAAAGAAAGAAGGGGCTGTGCCTTCTGAATTTGCTTTGGGGCAGAATTTCCCGAATCCTTTCAATCCTGCCACAATAATTGAATTCAGCCTTGCAAGGGACGGCTTCTACAGCCTTGAAGTCTACAACATTCTTGGCGAGAAGGTGCAATCCATAATGCAGGGGAATATGAAAGCCGGCAGCTATAAGGTTAATTTCAATGCCAAAGACCTTATGTCGGGCATTTACTTCTACAGGCTTACAGGAAGCGGCCTTATGATGGTTAAAAAGATGATGCTCGTGAAGTAAGGTTTAGATATATGTGAGACAAAATAAAAGGTGAGGCTTCACTTTTTGAGGCCCCGCCTTTTTTATTATTTATCCGAAGGCACCGGAATTTTGACTCCTTCGGCTACGGGGCTTCCGAAATCAGGGGAGCCATCATTATTCCAGGAGAATTTCTGTATCCTTACATTCCTGTCCCAGCCCGAGCCCTTCTTTTTAGCCGCATGGTAAACTATCCAGTCTTCTTTCCCGTCAGGCGATTTTGTAAATGATGCATGACCGGGGCCGAAGACATTTTCCGTTGACTTAAATACGGGAGACGTTTTCTTGTGCCAAGATTCTTTTTTCATTACGCCGCCCCCGCCGTAGTCTAATTCACCCAGGCAGTAATCGTCGGTCCAGCTTCCGCTGGCTGAATAGATTATAAATATCCGTCCGTTGTGCCTCAGGATTTCCGGGCCTTCATTTATTAGCGGTCTGCCGTGCAGCTCCCACGGAAGTTCGGGTCTGGAGATAAGAACTCTTTCGCCCGTGATAGTCCAGGGATTGCTCATTGGAGCGATGTAAATATTCTGTGCAACGTTTTCATCGCCCTGCCAGCCCGACCAGATAAAATAAAGGCTGCCGTCGTCCATTGTGAGCACAGTGCCGTCAATTGCCCATTTGTCTGTAGGAGCCCTAAGGCGTGCTTTAAGCGAAAAAGCAGACTGCGGGTCTTGGGATGATCCTTCCAGGACATAGATACGGTGGTTATAGTTATCGCCATTATCTGCGGCAACATAGATATACCATTTGCCGTTAATATTGTGAAGCTCAGGCGCCCAGAGCTCTTTTGAATATTCCTTCCCTTCCTCAGGCGTCCACACAGGCGCGGGTACGGCTTTGCCTATATCCTGCAGATGCTTTGATCTGGAAACGTATATTCTCCCGCTGTCGCTGAAGCAGTAGTAATAGTATCCATTATATTGAATGACCCACGGATCGGCACCGTCTTCCACAACAGGATTTGTAAAGTAAGCGGTGGTATCGGGCAAACCAGATGGAGTCTCAGCGCAGGAGACAGCAGAAAAAAGGGCTGAGAGGAGGAGGAAAGTTAAGTGTAATTTAATTTTCATATTCCAAGTTAGAATTAAAAATTAAAAATTAAAAAATAAAAAGTGAAGAGGCGGAAGAGGAAAAGGGGCAGGAATGGGGCTCCTGCCCGAACAACTTGAAAAATTACGGTTCTATTTTTGTCCCGAGTACTTTCAGGAACTGCTTTATCCATTCGGGGTGCGCGGGCCAGGCCGGGGCGGTTACAAGGTTGCCGTCTGTAACTGCATTGTCGGCATCGGGACTTATGTCGCCATACTCGGCTCCGGCAATTTTACATTCGGGCCCTACTGCCGGGTAAGAGATCATCTTTTTACCCTTAAGCGCGTCTGCTGCTGCAAGGATCTGCGGGCCGTGACAGATTGCGGCAATAGGCTTATTCTCCTTTGAAAAGTGACTTACCATGTCGAGCACCCTGTTATTGAGCCTCAGGTATTCAGGAGCCCTGCCGCCCGGCAGAACCAGCGCGTCATACTTTTCGGGCAGTATCTCATTAAAGTCAGCATTGATCTTAAACCTGTGCCCCGGGAGTTCCGCGTAGGTCTGGTCGCCGATAAAATCATGTATGGCTGTTTTTACCGTATCGCCAGGTTTTTTATTAGGGCAGACTGTGTGGACCTGATGGCCTACCATTAAAAGCATCTGGTAAGGCACCATTACTTCATAATCTTCAACGAAATCACCAACAATCATGAGAATCTTTTTAACAGACATTTTGACCTCCTGTTGTTTTACTGGTTTATAAGCTCCCTCCAAAATGAGGAAAATCTCTTTCCCGGCAGAATTTAAAACCGGACTGCCTAATAATTTAAGAAACTCATAATAAAAAACCAGAGAAAATTTCCAAGGGGGCTTAAGCTCTCAGATTAGAAATCCGGTAAAATGTAAAGAATTGAAACATCCGGCAAAAAATGTCTCAAAATAAAACAGGCTTGTTTTTGAAAAATTGAAGGAAAACTTAAAATGGGGCACGTTTGGGCCCTGGTATACAATTTGATGAATATAATTGTTAACTGCCAAATAGTTACAGGGAGAGCTATAATAAGAGGGAAAGGCACACCGCAATGCTTCCATGTAATTATTCACGTTTAATAGAGGGAAATAGTGGAACAGGCTTTACTGATAAGTCCGTTTTTGATACTATTGGCGGGTTTAGTCTTCCATGCGTCATCGCATCTGAATTGCGGCCCGGTAACAACGCCCCGTTTTTATATCCCCCTCGTCCATGTGTTTCTAATCACAATTTCAGTTCACCTTAACAGCCACAAAAAAAATCAAAACAGCTCCAAACTTCTTCTAAATCATAAAAACCTCAAGCTGAACAGTTTTTCAAATATCTCAACTTCCCAACAAACTGAAAATGCTTCAAATCCGAAAATAATGTTTCAAATATATTTAGTCTTGATGAGCAGAACCGCAGCTATGTTTTTAAGCAATCGACCTCATGAATCAAAAGGAAAGTGAAAACTTAAGGCGGCTTAGCTTTAGTGGATACTTTCCTCTTGCTATATGTCTCTGAAAGGACTTCAGCATTTTAACCATTCAGGTAAAGAACTGTTCTATAAGGATAATCAGGATTAATGCATTAAATAGAATTCTGAAAAAAAGGGGGAGATTCAAAATGGGTGACACCTCGTAAATATTCAGAAGTTATAACAGCATCATCTGTAAGTTGAAGATGAGCTGCAAATTGCCGCTTTAAGGGAGGGTGAAAACCGGTGACTGTGCAGATCAGATGCATGCCATCAGAGTAAGTGTCAGTTATAACGAAAAATGAAAAAACAAATTATGGTAAAAATATTTAATAGGGGGTACGAAATGAAATTCAGTAACTTGAAAAAAAACAGGTATCGCCTTTCTCGCTCATTTCAGGGAACTACTGCAGACAGAATTCTGAGTATTATTTTTGCAGTAATTCTGTTATTTGCCTTTAGCGGCAGCAGTGCGGCTCAATCTGTAGAGAGCGTGAATAACTGCGACCTTAGCGGGTTTGTTACCTATACGCAGGGCGGTTGGGGTTCTGTGGCAAGTGGAAATAATCCCGGGACAATACGGGACGAGTACTTTGATCAGGTGTTCCCGAACGGCCTTACTGTTGGAGGGACGTATTGGATAAAAATTACTTCCTCACAAGCAGTAGTAGATTATCTTCACGGGCAGGGTACGCCAGATAAACTAACCCGAAATTATACCAACCCTACAAGCACCGAATCCGGAACCTTTGGGGTCCAGATGGTTGCACTTACTCTAAACGTGTATTTTGATGAAGCTGGTAAAATAGGAACAAATTCACTACAATTGAAAGATCTTATGATTGTTTCAGGTCCTTTTGCAGGAAAAACAGTTTCCGAATTTATGGCAATTGCAAATGCTGCTTTAGGCGGCCAGGACATTTCCGGGGCCGGGTATACCTATTCGGACCTGAATAATGCAGCAACAAAGATCAATGAAAATTTTGACAATGGTACCTCAAATAAAAATTATCTGACGTGTCCGCCACCTCCGACAACTGCTTCTTTAGGCGACTTTGTATGGAATGATACAAACCATAACGGGATACAGGAATCAGGTGAAGCCGGAATACCTGGCGTGGCAGTATACCTGTATGTCTGCAACAGCAACACTGTACTTCAGACAACTACTACGGATGCCAGCGGCTTCTACCACTTTACAAACCTGACTCCGGGTGACTATTACGTACAGTTTGTGCT comes from Ignavibacteria bacterium and encodes:
- a CDS encoding DUF4082 domain-containing protein; translated protein: MKGSFQRFRIFTLFVLAFSFVLLSAWNVKAQYTIFSGQVPASSGTDDNYELGTKFTSSHLAEVTAIRFYKMAGETGAHTGKIWSNSGQRLAEVTFSSESSSGWQTAALSSPLRIEPGTKYVVSVNANTEYPITQNGFITAVSNGFLTGEMGVFNVTREEYPADTYNSSSYFVDITASPLDQVFTTQVPTADPFTGEGDLELGLKFTTSTAAKVKYIRYYKVAGETGEHTGNLWAMNGSKLASVSFTGETNAGWQYARLNDEVYLEAGTTYVVSVNSNVAYGAMPHALESPVTNGVLTAPSGNNGIYNETPGVFPSTFFDSPNYFRDIVVVPLYTPQAPVNPSPTNEMTGVSIEPVLSWQAVAGVTSYTLQLAEDAGFTANLRTFTSITSNSFAIAGLSNGKSYYWRVKGVNDIVEGNWSSTFKFTTIAHTDVVLSYPKGGVRLFNDKPQFTWYVPAGGTGWKYDLIYSTDQNFASYVTIGNLTQNQYTLEGLQAGRTYYWKIRLKTAAGAVVGYSAKESFISFGEALKPVASWPVGNATVYSLSQDLYWYLNGASTGLTYALEMREGAPTALTNNATNTGINDTHYKVTGLLSGKQYSWHVKSISASGESSWSDPVSFKTAAAEKVVVPVASWPIGYPVVYTLTPSLNWYLGAASDGLTFDVEIVEGLQTSFTNSPTFYGIASLSVVTNPLMPGKDYKWQVRSFDGVNYSGWSKPATFKVAGTIGNAPVVPNPSWPVKGALVYSTETTLSWYTGTVSTGLKYDVEYGQGALTGAPTKSDISDLSVEITGLEAGKPYNWRVRSTSPLGISGWSKTETFKTASNAPIAKSPVLSWPVKGVTVYTNSPVLSWFLNSPSEGLTYELKYSTSSSMTGAVIFDGITETKYELKNLTPGATYYWQVRSYDGTVYSSPSATGSFVVFAGNAAVVPLAGSPVEGVQTGSLSPVLSWFIPASGDVESYIVEYSKKSDMSEPVSIEVQNNSVALDKLSAESSYYWRVRSLNSKGEKSAFSETASFSTSSATGVEKKEGAVPSEFALGQNFPNPFNPATIIEFSLARDGFYSLEVYNILGEKVQSIMQGNMKAGSYKVNFNAKDLMSGIYFYRLTGSGLMMVKKMMLVK
- a CDS encoding family 43 glycosylhydrolase, encoding MKIKLHLTFLLLSALFSAVSCAETPSGLPDTTAYFTNPVVEDGADPWVIQYNGYYYYCFSDSGRIYVSRSKHLQDIGKAVPAPVWTPEEGKEYSKELWAPELHNINGKWYIYVAADNGDNYNHRIYVLEGSSQDPQSAFSLKARLRAPTDKWAIDGTVLTMDDGSLYFIWSGWQGDENVAQNIYIAPMSNPWTITGERVLISRPELPWELHGRPLINEGPEILRHNGRIFIIYSASGSWTDDYCLGELDYGGGGVMKKESWHKKTSPVFKSTENVFGPGHASFTKSPDGKEDWIVYHAAKKKGSGWDRNVRIQKFSWNNDGSPDFGSPVAEGVKIPVPSDK
- a CDS encoding DJ-1/PfpI family protein; the protein is MSVKKILMIVGDFVEDYEVMVPYQMLLMVGHQVHTVCPNKKPGDTVKTAIHDFIGDQTYAELPGHRFKINADFNEILPEKYDALVLPGGRAPEYLRLNNRVLDMVSHFSKENKPIAAICHGPQILAAADALKGKKMISYPAVGPECKIAGAEYGDISPDADNAVTDGNLVTAPAWPAHPEWIKQFLKVLGTKIEP